One genomic region from Methanonatronarchaeum thermophilum encodes:
- a CDS encoding KEOPS complex subunit Pcc1: protein MNDKPMVIGELELKTDSPNTIAKAIQPDNPQNIKTSIETTKTNNKHKEGKVNIQFSFENIRQSIASLDDIYKCVDVAREVDKLWR, encoded by the coding sequence ATGAATGACAAGCCAATGGTTATTGGAGAACTAGAGTTAAAGACAGATTCTCCCAACACAATAGCAAAAGCAATTCAGCCTGACAACCCCCAAAACATAAAAACCAGTATTGAAACAACGAAAACAAATAATAAACACAAAGAAGGTAAAGTAAACATCCAATTCAGTTTTGAAAACATCAGACAGTCAATAGCCTCATTAGATGATATATACAAGTGTGTAGATGTAGCTAGAGAGGTCGATAAATTATGGAGATAA
- a CDS encoding 30S ribosomal protein S15 — MSTSEDKYEWINMEVEEIEDLVVELKDEGYSTSEIGNLLRDKYAVPDVREVTGKKISSILEENDAEPKIPEDLRNLVIKAKKLREHQDKNPNDKSSKRGLQITESKIHQLAKYYKNKGKIPSEWKYKPEEADLLISE; from the coding sequence ATGTCAACTTCAGAAGATAAATATGAATGGATAAATATGGAAGTAGAGGAAATCGAGGACTTGGTTGTTGAGTTAAAGGATGAAGGTTATTCAACTAGTGAGATTGGAAATCTGTTGCGAGATAAATATGCGGTTCCAGATGTTAGAGAGGTTACAGGTAAAAAGATTTCAAGTATATTGGAAGAAAACGATGCTGAACCAAAAATTCCTGAAGACCTAAGGAACCTTGTTATCAAAGCAAAGAAACTACGTGAACACCAAGATAAAAATCCAAACGACAAGAGCAGTAAGAGAGGACTTCAAATAACCGAGTCAAAGATACATCAACTTGCCAAATATTATAAAAACAAAGGCAAGATCCCAAGTGAATGGAAATACAAACCAGAAGAAGCCGATCTCTTAATCTCAGAATAA
- a CDS encoding DHH family phosphoesterase, with protein sequence MKELVKKANEVANALVSTDFVRVISHKDADGITSAATLCTALKREKIPFHATIVSRPSTELAGKLNEEENETIIFFDMGSGQPDVIKEIDKKVLVVDHHPPEYKDGVSHLHLNPHHHGVDGASEVSAAGLSYLIAREINNKNKDLSCIALAGAIGDRQHLPLIGVNSELVNDGVEVGAIEIEEGLRLYGETTKALQTSTDPYFKNLRNIENIEQLLNRLDIPIEKDINELTKKHKTKLIKTLSLMLLKQGATAKTITSMVGEIYRINRGPVKYATELTSLINACTRKEKYGMALSIALNDKKHVTDAQEYEKEFNQKILDELYSVEEKINEYRCVNTIDVETKSIKGAVASIAVNCLIPEKPLLSLYKGTDEIKISARGNEDLIKKGLNLSKAMSVSADIVGGRGGGHNIASGASIPIDSLNIFLDKINEILCDQLGDTNE encoded by the coding sequence TTGAAGGAACTGGTTAAAAAAGCTAATGAAGTAGCTAATGCGTTAGTTTCAACTGATTTTGTTAGAGTTATCTCTCATAAAGATGCAGATGGAATCACCTCTGCAGCCACTTTATGCACAGCTTTAAAGAGAGAAAAGATACCTTTTCACGCAACTATCGTTAGCCGTCCTTCAACCGAACTTGCTGGTAAGCTGAACGAAGAGGAAAATGAAACAATAATCTTCTTCGATATGGGAAGTGGCCAGCCCGACGTAATCAAGGAAATAGATAAAAAAGTTTTGGTTGTTGACCACCACCCACCAGAATACAAAGATGGAGTCAGCCATCTCCATCTAAATCCCCATCACCATGGAGTTGATGGGGCATCCGAAGTAAGTGCTGCAGGACTTTCATACCTAATAGCTCGTGAAATAAACAATAAAAACAAAGACCTCTCTTGCATAGCTCTTGCAGGAGCTATAGGAGACCGTCAACACCTCCCATTAATAGGAGTGAACAGTGAGTTGGTGAATGATGGAGTAGAGGTTGGAGCTATAGAGATAGAAGAAGGTTTAAGGCTTTATGGAGAAACAACTAAAGCGCTTCAGACATCAACAGACCCATACTTCAAAAACCTTAGAAACATCGAAAACATCGAACAACTGTTAAACAGACTAGATATACCAATTGAAAAAGATATCAACGAACTAACCAAAAAACACAAAACAAAATTAATAAAAACACTTTCTTTAATGCTATTAAAACAAGGCGCTACAGCTAAAACGATAACTTCAATGGTTGGAGAAATATACCGTATCAATAGAGGGCCGGTTAAATACGCAACCGAACTAACTTCATTGATAAATGCCTGCACCCGGAAAGAAAAATATGGAATGGCATTATCAATAGCTTTGAACGACAAAAAACACGTAACTGACGCACAGGAATACGAAAAAGAGTTCAACCAAAAAATACTAGACGAACTATATTCAGTAGAAGAGAAAATCAATGAATACCGTTGTGTCAACACTATAGACGTAGAGACCAAATCTATAAAAGGAGCGGTTGCATCGATAGCTGTTAACTGTTTGATACCTGAAAAACCACTACTATCACTTTATAAAGGAACAGATGAAATCAAAATAAGTGCTAGAGGTAATGAAGACCTAATAAAAAAAGGACTAAACCTATCTAAAGCAATGTCGGTTTCAGCAGACATAGTTGGTGGACGTGGTGGAGGCCACAACATAGCTAGTGGAGCCTCAATCCCAATAGATTCCCTAAATATATTTTTAGATAAAATCAACGAAATCCTATGCGACCAGTTAGGTGATACCAATGAATGA